The Puniceicoccus vermicola genome window below encodes:
- a CDS encoding IS3 family transposase produces MTGRLASLPVIVTAAALKGRITELHRQARGRYGHRPIHEHLKDEDLGCGRDRTLRLMKELGIEGRQTKGFKPLGTNSKHDFGYSANLLRELGKPDDCNQVWVADTTYLRVQRGWCYLATVMDLYSRRIIGWSVSSRNDSKLVCQALQCAVLTRGGELPEGLIHHSDRGSTYASYDYENMLESFGIKQSMSAKGNCYDNAAQESFYGRYKTSTVGDEVFFDEDTARSNAFEYIEVFYNRFRKHSSLGYKSPIQFEEKIAPPMGGNHTSLPACINYN; encoded by the coding sequence ATGACTGGCAGGCTCGCGAGCCTGCCAGTCATAGTAACCGCTGCGGCTCTCAAGGGACGGATTACCGAGTTGCACCGGCAAGCCCGTGGACGCTACGGCCACCGCCCAATCCACGAACACCTCAAGGACGAGGATCTCGGCTGTGGCCGCGACCGGACGTTACGGTTGATGAAGGAGCTGGGGATCGAAGGTCGACAAACGAAGGGCTTCAAGCCCCTTGGCACCAACAGCAAGCACGACTTCGGCTACAGCGCCAACTTGCTGCGCGAACTCGGAAAGCCGGACGACTGCAATCAGGTCTGGGTAGCCGATACGACCTACCTGCGCGTCCAGCGGGGCTGGTGTTATCTGGCAACAGTGATGGATCTGTACAGTCGGCGGATCATCGGTTGGAGCGTTTCCTCCCGCAACGATTCAAAGCTGGTTTGCCAGGCTCTGCAGTGCGCCGTCCTGACCCGAGGCGGCGAGCTGCCCGAGGGCCTCATTCACCACAGCGACCGGGGTAGCACCTACGCCAGCTACGACTATGAGAACATGTTGGAGAGCTTCGGGATCAAACAAAGCATGAGCGCCAAGGGGAACTGCTACGACAACGCCGCCCAGGAATCCTTCTACGGGCGGTATAAGACCTCAACAGTTGGCGATGAGGTCTTCTTCGATGAAGACACTGCCCGAAGCAATGCCTTCGAGTATATCGAAGTTTTCTACAACCGATTCAGAAAACACTCCTCTCTGGGCTACAAGAGCCCGATCCAATTCGAGG
- a CDS encoding transposase translates to MIIIEGTPVKEVSEQLGVPEGMLYSWRKKHLDDLEAEAPEGAQSPKAMAEELAQVRKELAKQKRMNEILKKTVGYFSNPE, encoded by the coding sequence ATGATCATAATTGAAGGTACACCGGTGAAGGAGGTATCCGAGCAGCTTGGTGTTCCCGAGGGGATGCTGTATAGCTGGAGGAAGAAGCACCTGGATGATTTGGAGGCTGAGGCTCCCGAGGGTGCACAGAGTCCGAAGGCGATGGCCGAGGAGCTGGCCCAGGTCCGCAAGGAGCTGGCCAAGCAAAAGCGGATGAACGAGATACTAAAAAAAACGGTGGGCTACTTCAGCAACCCCGAGTGA